One segment of Danaus plexippus chromosome 10, MEX_DaPlex, whole genome shotgun sequence DNA contains the following:
- the LOC116767011 gene encoding alpha-1,6-mannosyl-glycoprotein 2-beta-N-acetylglucosaminyltransferase-like, which translates to MSIRANRQDVLKDLSENSQKFILYKEKTYPILNSTEARRLITEYNQEEKISNIETFGPIKNNTVVLVVTVNKLHESLKYLIASLSELDAIEETLLVFSHLTYDQELYDFIQTIDFCRVWQIFYPYTLQVYTDAFPGFSKNDCPTNMKHKKAEALKCIGAQTPDVHGKYRQPSKAQEKHYWWWTANRVFEHLLSFNNQNGVVVFLEDDAFVLQDFLYMTVYMHKLTISLPQLEFIYLGLHKWSLENDTYGIDITTWDPKQHSSVLAFDVSVWNSIIQHYDLFCEVDDASWSRSLLYISLNRRDNKRFKVAYTTIPRVLKTTLCSFNGFYESCNVEDNVVNALRMQRHLKSNLFPPYLEVYTHIELEDDEFMFFDVLEGEGGWNDPRDKALCSANITENTVKKLLMDMSREFKDAYKSF; encoded by the coding sequence ATGTCTATACGAGCAAATCGGCAAGATGTATTGAAAGATCTTTCGgaaaattcacaaaaattcATACTTTACAAAGAGAAGACATATCCGATTTTGAACAGCACTGAAGCGAGACGCCTTATAACTGAATATAATCAGgaagaaaaaatatcgaaTATAGAGACTTTTGGACCTATAAAGAATAATACTGTTGTTCTAGTCGTCACAGTAAACAAATTACATGAATCTTTGAAATATCTTATAGCATCACTGAGCGAACTAGACGCCATAGAAGAAACACTATTAGTATTCTCACACTTAACCTATGACCAAGAATTGTACGACTTCATTCAAACCATAGACTTCTGTCGCGTTtggcaaatattttatccatatacTCTGCAGGTTTACACCGACGCTTTTCCAGGTTTTAGTAAAAATGACTGTCCCACAAATATGAAACACAAGAAAGCCGAAGCACTCAAGTGTATTGGAGCACAAACTCCGGACGTCCATGGAAAATATAGACAGCCATCGAAAGCCCAGGAAAAACATTATTGGTGGTGGACGGCGAATAGGGTGTTCGAACATCTTCTTTCTTTTAACAATCAAAACGGAGTTGTTGTATTTCTTGAGGACGATGCTTTCGTTCTACAAGATTTTCTCTATATGACAGTTTATATGCACAAGTTGACGATATCTCTACCGCAGCTggagtttatatatttagggcTGCACAAGTGGTCGTTGGAAAATGATACATATGGCATAGACATTACGACATGGGATCCCAAACAGCATTCTAGCGTGCTCGCATTTGATGTAAGCGTTTGGAATAGTATCATCCAACACTACGACCTATTCTGTGAGGTGGATGACGCGTCGTGGTCTCGGTCCTTACTGTACATCTCATTGAATAGAAGGGATAATAAAAGATTCAAAGTGGCCTACACTACTATACCTAGAGTTCTAAAGACTACTTTATGCTCATTTAATGGGTTTTATGAATCCTGTAATGTCGAGGATAATGTAGTAAACGCTCTGAGGATGCAAAGACATTTGAAGAGTAATCTTTTTCCGCCATATCTAGAGGTGTACACACATATTGAACTAGAAGACGACGAGTTCATGTTTTTTGACGTTTTAGAAGGCGAGGGCGGCTGGAACGACCCCCGCGACAAAGCTTTGTGCTCGGCcaatataacagaaaatacAGTGAAAAAGCTACTTATGGACATGTCCAGGGAATTTAAGGATGcgtataaaagtttttga